The Scleropages formosus chromosome 3, fSclFor1.1, whole genome shotgun sequence genome contains the following window.
ggtggtgggggagtcATCGTCAAGGCCTCGTGACAGTACACCGGTACTGGGACCCATTTCTGTTCAGTCCTTTAGTCGTCACACCCAATAGTTTAACTCTTCGTTTGCAACGGCAGCCGTGAGCGATGTTTCTTCAACTGGGCCACAAAGATGTGTCACTGAGTTTCGTGTAAAGCTCAGGAAAAATGGTTAAGACACTTTTGAAATACAGACTCAAGCAcatggaagagagagagaaatttgCAAAGTCAAATTCCGATATAATTGATGTAAGCAACCACCGGTGATCATGTTTTTTCTACACAACTTCAGAGTTCACTGCAGAGGTGTCGTtacactttcacatttatttgggGACGGCAGTTGATTAGGAGCGGCTCAGCATGGCACTAAATAATTCAATGAGGCAGCTTTCCAGCGATCCACTTTAATGGCAGCACCACCTCGGCTTGGAGACAACTGGCGTTGGTCGAAGGGCTAAGTGCCCATTAGTGCGTGGGGTATTAGCGTGCGGCCTCGGAGTGGATACGGTCCCACTCCTCGAGCCAGAGGCGCTCCCTTCTGATGGATGTCCTCCGTAACCGGAGCCGCCTCACCCAGCAACTGTCAGGGTACAAGTAAAGAGCGTTATGCGTGATCACGTTACTTGGACTCCCTGCCGGCACTCATTCACACGCCTTAGCAGTTGATTGTAACTGCAGCTGGTGTGTGGAAAGGTCTGGTAACATCACTGATGACTGGACCTCATTGGCCAGCGACCGAGGAAACATCATCCCGGCGACCTTGCaggacaaaacaaacacaccatCTGTGGTGCTCAGAAAGGTGAATGTGCCCCTAACCTGACCGCAAAACGCACCGAAACTCAACTCATGaccatctcaaaaaaaaaaaaaaaaaaaaacacctcctGTTTCCGAGGTAACAGTGCTGAAAGATAAGTCTCACCGACTTGCAGAAATCAGTATGAATGACGAATATCAAAAATGATATCCTTATGTATCTATAGTCAAAGTTCAACTATCATCTTGCATCACATACCTGTAGAAAATGACAGTACTGGACAATGCTGCTCATCTTTATTTGAGCTCCCGACCTCACAGACGAGATGCAATACGCTGCCTCATTTAATTGTAATTCCACTTCCACcggatttttttgtatttataaatgGCTTGCGCTCATGAATACTGATGATGAAGGGGCATGATGTTCACTGAAGCACAAGGGAGGAATAAGCAAGACCGTGACCTGGGAGGACCCAATGCTAATGAAGAACCGGGGATTAAACAGCATGTTGGAGCACAAAAGAGGAAGGTGTAAGAGAGCAGACAGAAGGTCTGTCCAGCAAGAAACTTTCTGTGTGAGTATAATATCCATTAGATGAGTGCTGCAGGAAATTGAACCACAGGATCTGTGCACTAAGACAGGACATTGTGTACAAAACACAAATCAAGCACAAGCACAACCGCCCCCCCCAGGACCACACACAGAGCTCGGCGATAAACTGGTCAAACATAAGTGTGCCATGTCAGAGCAGAGTACATACTTACTGTTTTACTTTGCTGAGGATATCAAATTAGCGCAAATCATTataaaaatgagaatttaaTATGGCCTTGTAATTCACTGCGCATTCAGAAGTATATGCACAATGTCATTTTATCGGTTGCATCATTGGCCATTTTACATCTCCATGACTGTAAGAAACAGATGCGGTTTGTCATCTGATAAAGTGCCCTTATATACATGGAACTGGGATTTAAAATGACAGAGGTCGTCTTACAGCTACAGTATGAGTCAACAGTTTGAGTTCACCTCCTTGACACCGGACTTgccaaaaaaacacagaaactgggTGTTTGAGGAGTGGAGGTCAGTCCTACGGACCAATGCatcaaatgtgaaatatttgggTCCATCAGGTGAGTATTTGCTGTGCCTGTGTGGTTCCCGCTGTCCAACATGGTGGTAGCAGTATGATGGTGTGGGGCTGCTCTGCTGGTCATTGGTCATCTTTATTGAGTCCATGGCAATCTCACCCAGCACGGCTCTCATACTCTAATACACCTATTAAAGTAATAGCTAGTTGGGCAGTCCTTCAACAAGATACAACCCCAAAACACCACTCAAACTTGTGGAAGAACTATCTGGTGAAGTAGGAAAGCAAAAGGACACTCAAGCTATACAGAGTCCTCGTGCTGCAAATGGTgaagttttgaatttttaaagtgtactcaaacttttgaccagtactgtacattttacatgacATCACCCTTTTTTCAGAGAGCAGTTAGTATCAGTTACACACATGTGAATTAGTCTattatttaagaaaagaaacttTATCGATCATATAAATCAGTTGTGTCCTGCTTCCTGAAACCTAAACTCCTCTTCTTCCATGTTCCAGCTTTCTAGTGTTTTCAACTGCTAAGGAAGTTGGATAAACTCATACAGCTCCAGTAGAAAGAGATTTACAGTGGGTTAACCATCAAGTGGTTTAGGTGCAAGCTGGACATTAGAAGAAGTAGGGCAGGCCTACAGGACAGCGGACGCTCTCCCTGAGGACAGAGAGGAAGGCATGCTGAAAGTTTCCCAAAGTTTCGTTCACACGtcgcaagaaaaaaaagaagaggtaGAATACCCTGTATGAATACATACCCTTCTGTCGTTTTTGGAATCCACCTACGGTTTGGGAATCGGTTCTCTCTAAAGCTCGTAATATTTTAGGGCTCTGACCTGATTGGCAAGAAAAGACTTCCTTGTTACACTGTTTCCGGAACAGTCCGAGGCCCGCTCCCTCGACACACAGGCGCAAGTCATATACTGTAGCATGCATTCCACCAGTGCGACACAGTGGCTGGACATTGAAAAACATAAGACGAGTGTGCACCAAACACCCCCGGTCAAGGCACCGGAGCAGGCAAAAGCAACCGTGCAGGAACAGCACCCCACGACAGCCACCTCTTTCATACCACCTGCTTTTCAGTTCCAAAGAGACACAGGGGCGAAAAGCGCAAACAAATACGGCACCCAAAGACAAATGCATAGAAATCAGCCCAAGTATTGAGGAAAGCAAATCAGCAGAGCAGCTGATGATGGGTTTGCCCTGCGTAACCCACACTCGGCCTGGCACCAAACAGCTAAGCAGGAGGGAGCGGCGCAGCAGCGCCCCTTCCTGGCAtttgagatgagatgagatactttattgtcattatatgCATACAACGAAATTTTGAGCGGCAGCTTGCGGCGGAAGGATGGTAGATGGGACGGGTGGCCCCACTTGGGTTGCCGGGTAGACAGCGGCTCTTGCCAAAGCCCTAGGAACAGGTGTAAGATGTAGAGGTGCACGAACAAACCGTAGAGCAGTCAGTGGACCGAAGGTAAACCTGTCCCTGTACCATGTTTATGACTCTGCAGCAACACTTCCAATGCGTACGTAGTGCTGTCTGTAGTTTTCATGTACAGCAATTCTGCTCTGACAAGAGTAGCGTTGTCAAAGTACGCCAATATTATCgctaaaattaaatatatcatATACAACCATCAAGTTCGtcacttgtttattttcaaaaaataatgagTGCCACCCGTTTCTACATCTTAACCTGTTAATTTAAggatgtttgtatttattaagtCTTTTCTAATGGTGCTTTAATGGAAAAGGtaactttggatttacaaacaaattgagtgaCGAAGAGACTTCTGGTCCATTTGTGTTTGTAGGCCGAGGACCAAACATAACTCGTACAACTGCAGCTTGTGCCATTAACTCGATTGTGAATAAGCGTGTACTTTGAACCAACCGAGTTGGTGCGTCTTGAGAAAGAGTCAGTCTTCCCCCACGATGTCAAACTTACACCTGGCCTTGCCTCTAGAGCACTGTTAGCATCATTAGCATCATTAGCAGCTTTAGCATCTTTAGCATCATTAATGATGGTGAGTAACAGCGCACACCTTGAGCATCATTATCGACACTGAGTGCAACACGTTTAGCATCACAAGCATGTTTCCCATTATCAACGCTGAGTTagagaaaaagagagcaagCAGGTTTAGCATCATTAGCATTATTGACACTGACTGAACAGCAATAAACACCCAATAAGCCAGAGTGGTGAAACACTGAGATGCAAGTTCATACCTCATACAGGCACACAAACGcaaatattaatgcatttaatctgttagacacacacacacacacacacacacacacacacacacacacacacacacaccacgatcacccactcacacacacgcttacCTTTGCGGTCAGGTTTCAGGTTGCGGTCGACAGGTGGCGGCTGGCAGTCGCTGATAGCCACGGGCCGCCGGGGTGGCGTCTTGGGGCTGCAGCGGAAGCCCATGTGCACCGGCGGGGGCACCTGCTTGCCCAGGGAGGGGAAGTCGGAGCCACCCGGGGTCATGGGCACGTAGCTGGGCTCCTGGGGGGCGTCCGCCAGGCTCCCCGAGCGGTGGTGCGAGGGAGAGTTTCCGCCCATGGGCACATAGTTGGTGTCCATATCCTCGGTGGAGCCCCCGCCCACGGGCACCATGCCCTTGTTCTTCTGTGTGTGCACGGAGAGAGTGGCCAATGATGAGCTTGTCACCTTTTTACACCGTCGTCCTGCTTCAGCGTTGCCGGAGTCTCAGATCTGGAGCTAGTGGGTTCTGTGTACTTCAACCCCCAGTGCTGAGtccatcacatttacatttatttatgcatcttACACTTCTCAAAAATGTAGCACACGCATTGTTATGCCAATTATaccgggattcgaaccttggtTCTTCTGGTGTTctagcagttctaaccacagcgccccctgctgggccTGCTGTCAAAATGCTATTCAAGAAAACCCGCTGCTTGTTTTAGAACACCCACAACAGCCACTTCTgaaaataattcatattttagTATAATGACATCAGCCTGGATCTTTAAGTATTTTGTTCAAAGTTTGCTTTTCACAACTGGTTTAATTATTGTGATATACAGATATCTGTAATCATTTAGAAATGTATCATTCGCAtacaaagccacacacacacactgaccgaaaccgcttgttccaagtgggggtcgtggcgaaccggagcctaacccggtgacacagggcgcaaggctggaggggacacacccaggatgggacgccagtccatcacaaggcaccccaagtgggactcaaaccacagacccaccagagagcaagactcggtcaaacccgctacgccaccgcacccccctcatacaAAACCAACAAGGGCTATAAAAATCCAGACATCTGCAACGTAGGTTTTATCTTAAGATAAGATGAGGGGGCAGAAATaggcgtagtggtcagagatGATCAACACAGGTTCCATGCTGtcagcacttaccctgaaatgatacagtaaaaattatacggctgtataaatagggaaaTCATTGTAGGTAGGTTAACACTAAGCGCCTtcgcagaaaagtgtcagctaaattaatgaatgttaatacatgtaaatgcaaggtGTTCTGTATGGAGCCGCAGCTGAGCGGATCCATCACACATCACCCACCAGGTAGTTGTTGAAGCTCTCGTTCAGCTCGAAGGAGTTGCTGCGATCGGCGCCGAAGGGTCTGGGAACATCATAGCACTCCTGAGACCCAAAATCTGCAAAAAGTAATGCAAATCCACAGGAATGCGACAAAGCACAACACAATAACTTGTGTTACCAAATGATTTATTCCATTTGGTAAGAGCAGCATCCACTTCTTGGTGCTCAAGCTTCCTGATTCACAGAAcgattgtttttgttttcgtCAATTAAGCAGCTTTACAATGTGGATCAAACCtgatttagcaaaaaaaaaaaaaaaaaaaaaaaaaagctcttttaTCGGCGTGAGAGTCACACAGGGGTGACTCACAACCACCAAAATGTGAGATTGTCTCAGCATTCGCTGACTTTCTAGTGTGATAATGGAGTGGCCAAATTAATACATTATGCTGGACAGTTAAATAATCAGGTTTTTCTGATAATCTAAGCATCTACACTCTAGAAAGACCCACCTTTTCTGAGGGGTTAATTAAAGAGGGTCAGCAACACCTGCACAAGTGTAAAGTGGGTGGAGTCATAAAGAAAGTTACGCAATGGCACCAGCAGGAGGTGCTTACATTCTCATCCAAAGAAAACATTAGATGTTAACATAGCTATTAAAAGTTATTAAAGTATCATTACAAATGAATGTATGCTCCAGAACTGCACTGTTGAGGCTAACTGATTCAGACATCTTAACGCTACTGACCCCTCTCAATGTAATCTGTTCCAGCTTTAACAAGAGCAGAGTTACTGGGAACGTCGTGTGAGGTCATGTCAGATGAATTCTGATTTTCGGTGGGTGTGATGGCATTAAGCTGCGCCCCTTGCGAAGGAGCCAAACGGAGCACTGACCCTTCCTGAGGACGGAGAGCTCCACGGTGCCAACTGTGTTGCTGCGCAGCCCCTTGCCCCCCGCCGCCCCCGTGGGAGCAATGTAGTTACCGTCGCTCTCGGACACCGAGCGCGGTATGTGGTAACTATCTGTGGGGGAGCGTTCCGGGGGGGCCGCCACCGACGGTTTGGGGGGACGTGGTGGGGGGACGTCTGACTCTGAGCCGCCGCCAGTCCTGGGCACCTGGTATGCGATGCCGCCCACTCCCCCGGACCCGGGCGTGGGAGGGACGTCGTAGCTGATGGAAAAGTGTCGCATCTGGCTCTCGACCGAGGCCTTCCTGGGGGAGGAGGCCGCCCTGGGCTGCAGCACCGTGTCCTGCGAGAAGCTGCGGGGCAGCAAGGAGACGGCGGCGGTGGCAGCGTCAGCAGAGCGTGGGGGGGGAGACTCGTAGGTGCTGCGCTGCGGGAAGAAGCCATTGGGGGAGCTGTGCTTGGGGGCAGAGGAGACCAGCCGGTGCGAAGGTAGGTTGTCGTTGAAGTCCGTCTCTGCGGACATCGACCTGCAGGAGCCGGTATGGAGCCTGTTCGCGAcacggcacaaacacacactcagcagaCATAGACACATGTTCAGAAAACGTTACAGAAACTGTAACTATTCAACAGACA
Protein-coding sequences here:
- the LOC108936670 gene encoding GRB2-associated-binding protein 1-like isoform X2; this translates as MSGGDVVCSGWLIKSPPEKKLKRYAWKKRWFVLRSGRLTGDPDVLEYYKNDHAKKPIRVIDLNLCEQVDAGLTFNKKELEHSFIFDIKTIDRVFYLVADTEDEMNKWVRCICDICGFNPTDEALGDAEPSPMSGVPPPYHPVSVRHLESSSSQEEAPDYLLLINCESKKPGSSRLHTGSCRSMSAETDFNDNLPSHRLVSSAPKHSSPNGFFPQRSTYESPPPRSADAATAAVSLLPRSFSQDTVLQPRAASSPRKASVESQMRHFSISYDVPPTPGSGGVGGIAYQVPRTGGGSESDVPPPRPPKPSVAAPPERSPTDSYHIPRSVSESDGNYIAPTGAAGGKGLRSNTVGTVELSVLRKDFGSQECYDVPRPFGADRSNSFELNESFNNYLKNKGMVPVGGGSTEDMDTNYVPMGGNSPSHHRSGSLADAPQEPSYVPMTPGGSDFPSLGKQVPPPVHMGFRCSPKTPPRRPVAISDCQPPPVDRNLKPDRKGQSPKILRALERTDSQTVGGFQKRQKGRPPKLDIKPMQEWEELPAPVHSPVTRSFARDFSRFPMPPRPPSAHSITSSTDSEDCDENYVPMTNSSMIADEPTLKLSTHMNTDGGSGSSPMVKPKREKQVEYLDLDLDPGKSTPPRKKKSNGTGGSISDERVDYVVVDQQRTQALKNTKEAWNDGRQSTETDVPPKGPK